The DNA region CTCCGACAAGTTGTTTAAAAAAGCTTCAATTTTGTTCAtactatcaaataaaaagttagctttttcatattttattttttctcactCCTCTCAAATCTCCATACATGTTATAATATCCAGGAAAAAACTTCaaagaattcaagaaaacaaatccaaatGGTAGCTTATTCAATGATCAGGAGTAagttattactttttttaaaactagaagGGTGATTTTGAGAAATTCTAAACTTGAAGGATAGAAGTTAAACATTGATGAATCTTTAGGGGAAGAAATGAAGTTTACCCAATAATCAAATTATACAATTCCCTTATGGATAACTCATCCGCAAGCTTGCCTTTAAGAATCCTTGTGCATGCCCCTTTGCAGCTTTGCATaaacttaaattaatcaatGGCAAGAGGATTATCCTATTGCAAACAATCCTATATTAATACCATTTTTTCCCAAATGTCGATCTAATGAAAAAGGGCGGGGAATGGAACTGTATCGATGCCATTTCTCTGAGTGTTTGGGCTGACAAAGTTAGCTAATTGCTAACAAGCTTCTGCTTATTGTGGAGCCCGGGACTTGACAAACCTCCGATGAGTTCAAGTTTTGGACAAACCGGAAAAACTAAGAAACATGTTAAAGCAGCACATATGCCTAAGGAGCACACCGATACAAGGTTTTCACGTAAGCCCCAGTCACAGGAGCTTTCTTCGGTCATTTATTAAATAGGACTGTCAAGATGACTCAGTTTATCGTCTATTTGCAGTACAAATtcttataacaaaatttatttcctGAATAAAATAAGCATATGGCCCAAATCTCCTCAACTTAATGTACCAACAGACTCGTAATTGAATCTAAATTCGTTAATCATCACTAGGAACTGCATTGACACTATTGtatacaaaaaaagagagagaaataaattattaagcaaCCATCATATTGTTGTGTAACTACGACAGTATCTAGTATTTCATAAAATCAAATCGTATTAGACAATGGATATAGGAGAATTGAGCTGTAGTGACCGAATAAGATCAGAATCTGGCAAGTTCTGAGGAGGCAGAGAGAAATGGCTGTAAGTAGAGCTGCCTCTTCTAATTTCTTGCATGGTCATTAGAGCTGCAATTGTGTTCCTGAAAATCCCTTCTCCCGCAACCGTTATGGCTTCTCTTCCTTCTTTCACTCTCTCTTCTTCCTCTACAGGGAATACTGTATCTATCATGTATTCGCATTGCTTGACAAGCTTTGATACTAGATCGGTAATAAAAAAGGGTTGCTCCAGCACCTTTTGAATGAATGGAAGGCGCAATAACCCACCTGTTCTCTTGTCATACTTCTTCAATATCTTGGTCAATCCtacattaaaatttgatttcaatttcaatcatatTCCATAATTAACATATGAACATTTCAATCCTTAATGCCTAAAGGGGCTAAGCCGCTCAGGGACAAGGGGGACGGTAtagtttcttctctctctctctctgtttttatttttttggacaagttttgttagggttttctttttacatAGAAGTGAGACTGGAAACTGAAATCTCACGCATTCTACATACGTATGAGTAACTCTGAGCCACAGGCTCATTGAGTAAGAGATCGTAAGGATAAAGTTGAGCAGCCCCTTCGACATTAGCTTACAAGAACTGATTCTGTtggtataattaatttatcacaATTGTTGATTAAATCATATGTTATCAGGCTGTTTGCAGGAATATAGTCTACCTTTCAAAAGTGGGGGGGTGATCACTGCGTAGCTTTGTCAGGCTAATCAAGTACCTGTGTAATTGATGTTGCTGTAATTCTCCATAAGCACCATTTCACCGTGGAAATTGACAATGTTTTTCCTAATCTTTCTCATCTGCTCTTTGTACTCTGCCTCTGAAGGCTGACTTCCACTTGGCCCCCAAGTATCAATCACTTTCTGGATCCTCTGCTTTAGTTCCTGCGCATATACATACCTTCTTTGTTAGCTAGTTTTAAGGACATGGTCAAATCGCGCATCAGCTTTGCTACTTCAGAGTTACCTTCTTTGTCATCGAGTATATATACGAGACTAATTTATGTTATTACAGTACCTTACATTAGTTTTTTCATATCTGTAATTTCTCTCTTCCATCTATATTTTAAAGGAGAAATAAGATGTGAGAGAACAAAGTAGCCGTATAAATTACATCCTATAAAATGCAAGCCAACTATGCTAGTTCGCGCGTGTCCTCATGTAAAAATATCTGAAGCAAGTAATTTTTTAGTTCTGttgcataataatattaaattcattttcttataaaatttcaaaaataacaagTAAGATTCCGAAAAATCTATATTTGTGAGTATTTTAGAGATGCTTCATGTTTCGCAAATATTACTGATAATATCATCACATGTGACATATGAAATtgttatttatgtaaataaacacATTTGTGTCAAGTACTTAagtaagaataataataataattttgaattatacacacacacacacacttgttTCATGTACTGaagtaagaaataataatataatttttgaatttatatatataatatatatatatatataatatatatatataatatatataaacacagtCTGTGTCAAGTacttacaataaaataattattattattattatcacacgtatgcagtgttaaaaataaataataaaaaacaacaatatatgattttaaatttccTCATACAAGGTTGTTTTCTGTCATTAAATATATTCTTTAGATGTAAGaatctaaataataattaagattcGGAAATAGAAGAAGTACAAATCATACCAATCTTGTGCGAATGAGATCTGATAATTACTTATAAAACTTACATGAAGTTGTTAATATAAGACCACATTTTCACTAGCGTTGCTTGTGAAGCTATTATTCCTGAGTTTGATCGACTCAGCACATAGTCCATTGTGTCAAGCAAGTAGAGTGAGcattttttcttccctttttgaCCCCATTTTAGAACCATAGTTGAttgctaatttaattatttaacccGACAAGTCAAACAAGTATGCTAGCATTTGACTCAAATTGCTTTGCCTCCATTAATTACCCACCAAAACTAGCTTGATCAAACGAATATCAGAgtaaaaaggaggaaaaactgcgagaaaaataaaagcatacCTCATGCCGAATAatgaaatcctcttcttgttccaTGAAAAAAGTATTGAACTTGTCGATTTCAACTGTTCAGCCAGACGCACCAAACTCAGCCTCTGCCTTTCCATACTCAACTGATCCATACGAGAACGGTGGAGCAGATGAGATCAGACGAACAAGCTTCTTCAATTCCTTGTAAGACAAAAACTTGTCACGCCAATCTGGCAAGGTTTCTTGAACTTGTTGCTTCAATCTCTTGCCGACTTCATTGTATGTCCGAATACTTATGCTTCTCGGACAAAAATCAACCTCTAACAATTTATTGCCTGAGTTACAAAGAAGTAAGGCCAAACAAAGTGGAATTGTAAAAGATTGTGTAATGTgtggaaagaaaatgaattaatGGGGGGATTTATTAAGAAAAGGTTAGTAGAATATTAGAGGGCATATGCTTGGCGTGATGAAGTGGCAGTTAGAAAAGCTACAAGAGAGTTGTTGAAGTAAGAAAATTCCTAAGCATATTCGGTTGCTCTCTTGCCGAGGAccaaatttatgaaaaatgacTTTATGGTATAGTTTTGCATTAAATATTAGCAAGTGGGGTAAATGGGCCTTCGGGCTGTCTAGTTTTCACACTTTCACATCCCTGTGGGGTTATACACCATTTGAATTGGTGTCCGTACAAATCCTGAAGTGGGTCCTACATCCTATCTATTGGTGTTTTGAGGAGGGGTGAGTGACTGCCAGTTACTATAATATTGTAGTTATAGGAGAGGATATGGAGAGAGGATGATTCGAGCTAGAAATTCCACAGAATCTCCTGCTGGAACGGAGATTGTATATAAACGTGAGTTCGGACATGTTTTTGGCGGTGAACAAACGAGCGAATATTTGATCTTCGAACTAGAAAATCCTCTGCTCCTTTTTGTTGTATTGGGCCTCAACCACGTCACGTCTCTGAGCAGACCATTCGATTAAGGTCACATTAATACCTGTTATGATCCGAcaattgatgtcattttttaaatatttagggAATTTGCTACAgttaagcataaaataatatgCCATCAAGAAGAATTTCGAAACAggtattttttttgtctgttgAAGAGCCAAATTTATATCCTGGCTGTCATGATCATATACTAGTTTCTACTGCCTCTAACATaacttattataaataattacatGATTATGTATGCTCTAATCTGTAAAACAGCTCATATGACAGATATTTACATGCTATAATGGATGGGCTTCCAGGCTATTAATGAAGATATTCCGGGGTGACAAGCCATTAGCCCATAATCTCCAGTCTTAGATGTTGAAATGATCATTGTACAGTGCATACCTTAAATGGGCTAGCTCCATTTCTATGTTGGGTTTCCTTGACTTTTACCATTTTCTCGATTTCTAGCACCctgacagtttttttttaatatatatatatatatatatatatataaatatataaaattctctACAGTCAACTTCTGAGACTCGACAATCAATGGAttttcctttgaaaaaaaaataaaaatgaaagttaGTGGATTTGGTTTCTCGCTGTTAtagtaatgtttttattttaactgtaattttttttctctcactttgcacattgaattaattttttttattgagttctGAACAAAACATTTCACTCTAAACTAGCATATATTAATCAGATTTTTTCTCATGACCTTCTTTAAGATTTGATCCATAAATGATAGATGATAGCTTAAGAACTAAATTCACAGCCAACCCTAAATCTTATATTACAGGaggaattattaaatatatctaTAATTATACTTTTAGATTTCATTAGATATATAAACGATCATAAGATATTATCTAAGAACTCCAATCATATTCGCatagagatttattttttgaacgaaaaaaaaaggtgtggCATTATCAAGcagtaaaaaaagagagaaaaattataAGGTTAAATTTCCTCTATCATTTCACATAAACCAATTGAATAATCAAACattacatgtaaaaaataaattgacccTGCAAGATCATTTATGAATCCACTTACGTTACTTGTTGATGTATTTATATAGTCTATGAGTGATTTAACAGAGTAGGCAATTGAGTATACAAAACAAACAGACAGATAACTAGATTTGCCGTTAAGAAAAAACCCGGCAATGAAGGGGAAGtgccttatttttattttattttttaacagtaaCGATGCAGACTGCAGTACGTCCGTGCGCTTCACGAGTAAGACGTCTCCCTcgtattttaacttttttttttcctgtttttctgtttttcttaaatttaaaaaaaaaaaaaaaacgcgtTGTTTGTCTGAAGACAGACTTCTGAGCTCTAAAGGGACCCTCTCATGGGCAACTTATTTGTCTATCTTTTCATTCTAATGTTGTCTTTTTTACATCTGCATTTACTTTGTCGAACCTGGcttgaaaattttataacatAGGGAGTTAATAcggattatattattttttatttattgtataaatAGCTACTCAATTTTATTGTGTGTTTTACAagcaatataataatttttgtaagagtaatttttaaattaaaaattaattaaatgatgtttttttatttttttatattgaaatatcaaaataatcaagaaatattctacaaaaattaatttatataattttttaaattaaaaaaaataattttaaaaaaaacttaaaaaaatagattgaataataaGCTCAcccttaattaaatcaattacaGTGTCTTATTGTTCAAACAACATTAGAACAGCCGAAAACATCTTCACTTTCATCTTCAATTATCACACGAGCTCACACTCACTGATCCTCCTTAATCATTGAGTCACCAACAAGGAACTCATCAAGTTGATGCTGAGTTGCGAAATAAGATCGTGGTTCTTCTCCTAGGATCTACTCGTGGCGAGGAAGCACAGCA from Populus alba chromosome 14, ASM523922v2, whole genome shotgun sequence includes:
- the LOC118041344 gene encoding LOW QUALITY PROTEIN: SPX domain-containing protein 3 (The sequence of the model RefSeq protein was modified relative to this genomic sequence to represent the inferred CDS: substituted 1 base at 1 genomic stop codon): MVKVKETQHRNGASPFKVDFCPRSISIRTYNEVGKRLKQQVQETLPDWRDKFLSYKELKKLVRLISSAPPFSYGSVEYGKAEAEFGASGXTVEIDKFNTFFMEQEEDFIIRHEELKQRIQKVIDTWGPSGSQPSEAEYKEQMRKIRKNIVNFHGEMVLMENYSNINYTGLTKILKKYDKRTGGLLRLPFIQKVLEQPFFITDLVSKLVKQCEYMIDTVFPVEEEERVKEGREAITVAGEGIFRNTIAALMTMQEIRRGSSTYSHFSLPPQNLPDSDLIRSLQLNSPISIV